In Aegilops tauschii subsp. strangulata cultivar AL8/78 chromosome 3, Aet v6.0, whole genome shotgun sequence, one genomic interval encodes:
- the LOC109737515 gene encoding metacaspase-1, whose amino-acid sequence MNMNYGSMGPGAMVRCRQCSSSITAMPGARAVQCMQCSCVTRVSGRGRQQHGYGQGYGNGGGMLMPPMRPTPAFGGGRGKKRAVLIGIKYTNRRSCELRGPINDVKCMRYLLTERFGFPNDCVLILTDEERNPCRQPTKDNIRMAMHWLVQGCSYGDSLVFQFSGLGAQVPDDDGDELDGMDEALCPVDSFQQGPILDDEINEAIVRPLVHGVKLHAIVDACHSATVLDLPYQCTVSKQTGRWRWRDERPMTGACKGTTGGQAVLISGSSNGKSNMSVLPEPYATIGAMTHSFIRAVECEPRTTYGRLLTSMRAIMRDSSGNCNLQGPIGGSIRKVANFSGVEEPQLSSAYKFDVEREPFCM is encoded by the exons ATGAACATGAACTACGGCTCCATGGGTCCTGGCGCGATGGTGCGGTGCAGGCAGTGCAGCTCGAGCATCACGGCGATGCCCGGCGCCCGCGCCGTGCAGTGCATGCAGTGCAGCTGCGTGACGCGCGTCAGCGGCCGTGGCCGGCAGCAGCACGGCTACGGCCAGGGTTACGGGAACGGCGGCGGGATGCTGATGCCGCCGATGCGTCCCACCCCGGCCTTCGGCGGCGGCCGCGGCAAGAAGCGCGCCGTGCTGATCGGGATCAAGTACACCAACCGGCGCTCCTGCGAGCTGCGGGGCCCCATCAACGACGTCAAGTGCATGCGGTACCTGCTCACCGAGCGCTTCGGCTTCCCCAACGACTGCGTCCTCATCCTCACCG ATGAGGAGAGGAACCCATGCAGGCAGCCGACCAAGGACAACATCCGCATGGCGATGCACTGGCTGGTGCAGGGGTGCAGCTACGGCGACTCCCTGGTGTTCCAGTTCTCCGGCCTGGGCGCGCAGGTGCccgacgacgacggcgacgagCTGGACGGCATGGACGAGGCCCTCTGCCCCGTGGACTCGTTCCAGCAGGGCCCCATCCTGGACGACGAGATCAACGAGGCCATCGTCCGCCCGCTGGTGCACGGCGTCAAGCTCCACGCCATCGTCGACGCCTGCCACAGCGCCACCGTCCTCGACCTCCCCTACCAATGCACCGTGTCCAAGCA GACCGGGCGCTGGAGGTGGAGGGACGAGCGCCCTATGACCGGCGCCTGCAAGGGCACCACCGGAGGCCAGGCCGTGCTCATCAGTGGCAGCAGCAACGGAAAGAGCAACATGAGCGTG CTGCCTGAGCCCTACGCCACGATCGGCGCCATGACGCACAGCTTCATCAGAGCGGTGGAGTGCGAGCCGCGCACCACCTACGGCCGCCTGCTCACCTCCATGAGGGCCATCATGCGCGACAGCAGCGGCAACTGCAACCTGCAAGGCCCCATCGGCGGCTCCATCCGCAAGGTCGCAAACTTCAGCGGCGTGGAG GAGCCTCAGCTGTCCTCTGCCTACAAGTTTGACGTCGAGCGCGAGCCGTTCTGCATGTAG